TGTGCAATGAAAATACAATTCAACAGTCttctaatatatttcatagagaaTAAACTTAGCTTTATTCAAGTTCGAAACCCCTGCCCCTGGTCATTGGGTTGGCTATCAATTAGTGCCttaatcttatttaattagtttgaCAAACTTTTAACGCTTAATACGtgtaatattagtataaaacATCTGTTTTGTGCCAAAAACCGCATTAAAAAGTCATCATTCAAATATATGCTGTACACGTCTTATTATTGATACTTTGTCAAACTTGGCAGAGCGAATAAATCAAcgcatttctttaaattaagcaAGATTTAGTACAAGCTAACTATTTGTGAAAGTTGGAACATATATATGGGAATAAAGAACATAGTAATAGCACTGAGAAATGAACTTATTtgcataaaattaaacatttctaTAGCTTAGGCAAAATAAAAGGATGTCAATGTGATATTCTATTCCACTAAAGCACAAACTTGATATCTGAACCATTTGTAGCGTGATGTTTAAATGTCTTTGTGTACTCTATGAGATCTTATACCTAGTGTAGAATGGCTGAAactagttatatatttattctcacTAAAGcgtttaaaaatgttcaaataaGCATATTGTCATTTATATTTAGGGTATTTGCGCACTGTGATAAAAACCATAAAGCTCTTCATGCCATCATTGTTTACAAAGTCagctacaaaataaaattaaatctgttATACAGTTACAGTGCAAACTCTATGCAACGTCAAACTCCATAAACCTTTACTCGACTTTGGTTGTTCTACCCTGTGCTTacaatgtaacatttcgtacCCTACAACGGCaactatagtcgtatttttaattagacgaagccaactgacagtagctaatgtcactttgtaaaataatgttgccatatttaaagtaatagtgatgcgttcagttcttattcaatcagatgaatgaacaatgagtgtgaatagtcaatcatttcaatcaataaaagaatattatttctatttcaaaattgtataaaagtgctctgatataagttaggtactagtactatgtaactacaatcagttttttgacgtcttattacaaagcgcggcgcggtGACTAGTGCCAACACCGATGATTAATTCAcgggtttttactttgtcacaacactatttttatttcattaaaaactgacaacaccgtaaacgtcagttgacttcgtctaattaaaaattcgactatatatatagagtttacactgtatttctGTTACCACTAAATGGAgcaacttaaataattgttaaaatagacctatttatatagtttattcCCTCCGCCTTTCGCGTGAATTAGAGCGATTCGAGCGACTGCGACGCGCCTCTCGATCCCGACCGCGAGACTTCTCACGCGATTCGCGTCTGTTCTTACTGCGAGATCTGGAGCGTCTGAAATTAAGATATAGTTACGCATTTTAAAAGGGATAGTATGCATGGACTACAAGATacaaatttcataataaaatatacatataaataattatttctgaaAAATCTGGTATTTTCCAAAACATTATTCATGTAAGGATatgcaattaaaacattatatccATTTAACACAAgataaataattcttaatattgatttaatactCGCACTTATtaaggtgcgtacagactatataacatagctatacaacatgtttcagataatgtgaacactgaatgttataaaacatgttattgatatgtatgctaggacgaacccagcatttacgtttttttgtttttcttttgttatttaaaatggtatataacattgttatattgcattgttattctaatgtgtacagtattgttttatgttataatgttgaatttGTTATTCAAGTTCAgttacataatgtggacgtgttataaaacacaagttatataatatgttacaaagtctgtacgcacccttaGACGcctttttgtaataaaaattaagcgTCCCAAAAATTTTAAGCCAGTAAAATGCAATAATTACTTCTTTTCTCGCTCTCTTTCGCGGTCACGCCCACGATCACGCTCACGTTCTCCGCGATCACGTTCAGTGCGTTCACGCTCATCCTTCCTCTCCCGTGGCACCTCCCTGTGTCTGCGCGCACGTCGATCTAACTCCCTCCCTCCGACGTAATGTCTTCGCCCTCCGCTACTACGCTCACGCTCCGCTCCACGATCTTCGCGACGCTTTTCCACcgttttctatataaaaaattatcgatattttttttttaatgtaaaaatattatttagtgttGTGTAGCAAtggtaaatatttatcaaagtaAAGCTTAATTagcttataaaaaacaaagtatgtaaaattttgggctattatttatcattagcCTTTTTAGGTAATTTGATAGtaattatatgatatataataataattttacaaatatattttatttacaaatttatagCTTTTATTCTGAGATGATACTATATGATTATGATATTATAACTACATATATTAGTGATAGTACTCAGCTTGaattattaacttattttttttactactcacttttattaaatttttagtagTATTAGAAATGTATGCAGCTAGAAAATATATGAAGAAGACCCTCCCAGTCTTGgaagatattttctttaagaaTACTTATATTAGCACTGACCTTTAACTCTGACAGCTTCTCCCGAATGGTAATAAATCCCAGATGCAACTTGCCACCGAAATGGTCGGCGAGTCGTCGGTCGTTGTCATGGATACCGAGATACGCGGAGCACACTTCGCACACACGCAACTTCTGCTGTTGGTAGGACGACGCGGGCATCGAATTGCGGTACTCTTGCTCCGCTACTGCCTTGCGTTTACGTAACTCGTCGATCTGTTGAaggtaattataaatataaaaatatttttttttcaaacctATTAGGTAATATGGGTTGTGTTTAAGATAAtgttttgataatttatatatttaaaaattatataattctaaatttattacaaataaacaatatagtttttattgattcatattaaataataatccagttaCACTACAACTATATAAGTCTTGACCTTAGATTGCatgtattttcataatttatgcAACGAACGCATGCTTCATGTTTTTTGAAGAGaaagtgagaagggcgaataaCCTCAtagacatttctttttttttttttaattaaaatttcgtaaagagaattgaaatatgcaaaataatttattgaaatctcaaatgacgaattgtaaattaaaatgccacgtgtttttaataatagttgGAGTTTGTCTAAGGTAAGACCctcaccgggagtcgattccacagttcgctaggtCGCAAAAAAAagtgccttgtgaaacggactgtggaagacttccagccatcaaggcTGGcagcaatttaaattttaagtgttATTCGCACACTtaggaaaattaaattcaagaTTGAAcaaggtttttattaaatactagctAGTATTTCGCACGGCTCGGGCTATACTCAGCCCTGGCTTCGCACGGctgaatttaaatatgtaataaacatATGGTATCTCGAACTTTTACGTAGATATTGATGGTTTTAGATGAACATCACTTTATTGTGAATCATTTTCGCAGCGTACGCGATAGGATTTGGTATTTTGACAAATAATTGGTATTTTTTCTCAGTCTGGAGATTTTAACATTCTACAGGCGAGAGAAtaattcaaatcggtccagtaatTTGAGAGCCAAAGCCAACAAGATATTTACCTCTTGATTATATTAGTGTAGATGAAAGCACTATTTAGAAACCActtctaatattaaaaatataaccttgAACTCAATATTATATTCTGAAAACCTACCTCTCCCATTAATTTGACACTTTCTTCAACCATTCCCTCCTCTCCGAGAGCTTCAGCCCTGGCCAACTTCTGACCAATCTGCTCAGCCAATTCGTGAACAGAATTGGCCTTTTCAGTCACCTCTGCTGACAACTCCTCTTGTGTTTCAGCTAAACGTTGTTTCGCTGCCGTCGTTCGACGGTCACAGTCTTGTATGAAAGCCTCTAAATGTTCTGTGGCCTATAGGAAATCATGTGACCATATAAGACTACAGACAATACAAAAGTCATAAGATATTTGTTGCACAATCAcacatatataaacataataaaaaattcaagcAAAAATATGCTTACCAAAGTTTCACTTTGAATTTAAGGCAATCAGAGGATATTATAAATTTGCTCTAAAATGGTGCAACATTGTCCTGTTCATTGTAgaattctattattttaatggtGAAGGGATTTTTTCATTTGAtagtctatttttttaaattcttacaTCAAAGGATATCAATGTCTGACACACACATaaaagctatatatatatatggatatcaataaaagatataaatcatttatcaaaatatactCACATCAATATCGTAGTAGTAGTCTTTGGTTTTGGAGGCAAGCTCATAGTCGGCGCGGAGAGCCAAGTCATGTATTTTTGGACACTCACCTAAGTCCATGCGCTgtaatttaaatcattatgGATAACAAGAAGAAAGTCATAGAGCAATCAAggataacataaaatatccaaaattttaatattactctgtaaaagtaatttcttatttaaacattatgtGTACATCCTTTTTCCGTGGCGCcacatttaattatagttaatttaatgataaatgtagtaaatgtatcttatataatttaaaacaaaataatcatCAATGTACatgtcttaataaatataataagaaatgtACTACAATTTTGTTCCATAAAACTGTATGAAACCTGCCTATAAAGAACGTTGAAAACCCATAGAATCTAATAACCAGTAGTACctataagaaatataaaacatcAAACCCCTATTGAcgctaataaatttaaaaatacatacaaaattcaCCAACACAGCAATTCCTCTATATGGTTATCGGCGGCacttagttatattttatacttacaAAACTCAGCAAAACAACCTCGTTAATTTCTTAACTACCTATGTAGACCCAACAATAGATAAACAGAAAAATGGTTAGAATATGTAACTGAATGTACCTAATAAGGTAATAcctatactaaatatattaggCTTTtgcatttattgtttaaaataaaatgctagaAACATGTGAAGAAGACCAACAAAAAGATTTTAGGagatttttctaattttattcataaggCATGTATATATAAGTTTGCTCATGTAATTAAGATATTAAGAAAGTGATAATTTTTCTCTTGCAGTACGATATTTCATGcacacttttatatattttttactctaGCCTCGTAAACAGCACAGTACATACCCAATGGTGAATTTGAATCAGCAATTTCCTCCCcgactttaaatttttatgattttaacaATGTACTCACCACAGCAGCAATAGAAACCGAaggacaaattaaaaatttaaatttaagcttAGTGTTCCATTAAATTAAACCTGCATAGCAGTATGAATACAATCAGCTAActagaaatgtttttatacgTACATCTTGGTACTTACAGAACAGCCTAACTCATACAATTTATCCCTCATCTGTTAAACTGTATTGTGATGAGCAATAAAGACTAGTGTTGGGCATTTTCTGAAAAGCATATTTCACCATAGTTACAAGCCACTCTAATGAAAAGAAATTGAGGGACTATAGCATTGTTATGCAAAAGGTGGTTGTTAATGAATTGCACACATTAAGaccattttatttcttaaacactttaaataaaattctaatgTATGCATGTTTTATGAAaacctaattttatttttgatttcttAAAAACCCTTAACAgctataatttattgtgacgcttatattgaatttcaaatatatacgAAAACAAAAAGGATTAAATTTGAACACCCCAAAAACCCACTacttataatgaaaaattatctCACCGTTGATGATAAAATTTCGTGAGGGCAGCACTGGAGTAAAAAGGATTTGCATACAGAATCATCATAGAACTTCACACCATGTTTGTCAGTTTCCCCTGAAATAATAGCAAACAAATAAGAACAATTACAGGTTTTATAGTGTAAAAAATTGATAGTGAAGTGTTGTGGAGCATTCCTAATAATGGGttgtaaatattgattttcgGAACCCTTACAATTCCTAAACATAAGAAGAGAACCTTTAAATGGCA
This Pieris napi chromosome 16, ilPieNapi1.2, whole genome shotgun sequence DNA region includes the following protein-coding sequences:
- the LOC125057568 gene encoding putative RNA-binding protein Luc7-like 1 isoform X2; the protein is MRDKLYELGCSRMDLGECPKIHDLALRADYELASKTKDYYYDIDATEHLEAFIQDCDRRTTAAKQRLAETQEELSAEVTEKANSVHELAEQIGQKLARAEALGEEGMVEESVKLMGEIDELRKRKAVAEQEYRNSMPASSYQQQKLRVCEVCSAYLGIHDNDRRLADHFGGKLHLGFITIREKLSELKKTVEKRREDRGAERERSSGGRRHYVGGRELDRRARRHREVPRERKDERERTERDRGERERDRGRDREREREKKRSRSRSKNRRESREKSRGRDREARRSRSNRSNSRERRRE
- the LOC125057568 gene encoding putative RNA-binding protein Luc7-like 1 isoform X3, which translates into the protein MDLGECPKIHDLALRADYELASKTKDYYYDIDATEHLEAFIQDCDRRTTAAKQRLAETQEELSAEVTEKANSVHELAEQIGQKLARAEALGEEGMVEESVKLMGEIDELRKRKAVAEQEYRNSMPASSYQQQKLRVCEVCSAYLGIHDNDRRLADHFGGKLHLGFITIREKLSELKKTVEKRREDRGAERERSSGGRRHYVGGRELDRRARRHREVPRERKDERERTERDRGERERDRGRDREREREKKRSRSRSKNRRESREKSRGRDREARRSRSNRSNSRERRRE
- the LOC125057568 gene encoding putative RNA-binding protein Luc7-like 2 isoform X1, whose amino-acid sequence is MSAHEQMRAMLDQLMGTSRNGETDKHGVKFYDDSVCKSFLLQCCPHEILSSTRMDLGECPKIHDLALRADYELASKTKDYYYDIDATEHLEAFIQDCDRRTTAAKQRLAETQEELSAEVTEKANSVHELAEQIGQKLARAEALGEEGMVEESVKLMGEIDELRKRKAVAEQEYRNSMPASSYQQQKLRVCEVCSAYLGIHDNDRRLADHFGGKLHLGFITIREKLSELKKTVEKRREDRGAERERSSGGRRHYVGGRELDRRARRHREVPRERKDERERTERDRGERERDRGRDREREREKKRSRSRSKNRRESREKSRGRDREARRSRSNRSNSRERRRE